The proteins below are encoded in one region of Balaenoptera ricei isolate mBalRic1 chromosome 6, mBalRic1.hap2, whole genome shotgun sequence:
- the LOC132368014 gene encoding ficolin-1-like: protein MELSGVAVALGPTGQLLLFLCFKTLAAQTADTCPEVKLVGLEGSDKLSILRGCPGLPGPAGPKGEAGASGQKGERGSPGVPGKAGPTGPKGTKGDRGEKGAGGEKGEPGQLHSCATGPRTCKELLTRGHFLSGWHTIYLPDCRPLTVLCDMDVDGGGWTVFQRRSDGSVDFYRDWTAYKQGFGSQLGEFWLGNDNIHALTAQGRGSLLLGPELPPPTGSSELRVDLMDFEGNHRFAKYQSFKMAGEAEKYKLVLGAFVEGSAGDSLTPHKDHFFSTKDQDNDQSSSNCAVQYQGAWWYNSCHSSNLNGRYLGGPHTSYANGVNWRSWRGYNYSYKASTMKVRLT, encoded by the exons ATGGAGCTGAGCGGAGTAGCCGTGGCCCTGGGGCCCACCGGCCAGCTGCTCTTATTCCTGTGCTTCAAGACCCTGGCTGCCCAGACTGCAGACACCTGCCCAG AGGTGAAGCTGGTGGGTCTGGAGGGTTCCGACAAGCTCTCCATCCTTCGAGGCTGCCCGGGGCTGCCCGGACCCGCAGGGCCCAAGGGAGAGGCAGGCGCCAGTGGACAGAAGG GGGAACGAGGTTCTCCCGGAGTCCCTGGGAAGGCAGGACCGACCGGGCCCAAAGGTACCAAAG GAGACCGAGGGGAAAAGGGCGCGGGCGGAGAGAAAG GAGAGCCGGGGCAGCTTCATTCCTGTGCCACAG GACCTCGGACCTGTAAGGAGCTGCTCACCAGGGGGCACTTTCTGAGCGGCTGGCACACCATCTACCTGCCCGACTGCCGGCCCCTGACCGTGCTGTGTGACATGGACGTGGACGGCGGGGGGTGGACC GTTTTCCAGCGAAGGAGTGACGGCTCCGTGGACTTCTACCGGGACTGGACCGCGTACAAGCAGGGCTTCGGCAGTCAGCTGGGAGAGTTCTGGCTGGGGAATGACAACATCCACGCCCTGACGGCCCAGG GCAGAGGGTCCCTTCTGCTGGGACCTGAGCTCCCACCTCCAACAGGAAGCAGCGAGCTCCGGGTAGACCTCATGGACTTTGAGGGCAACCACCGATTTGCCAAGTACCAGTCATTCAAGATGGCGGGTGAGGCAGAGAAGTACAAGCTGGTCCTGGGAGCCTTTGTCGAGGGCAGCGCAG GTGATTCCCTGACGCCCCACAAAGACCATTTCTTCTCCACCAAAGACCAAGACAACGACCAGAGTTCCTCTAACTGTGCGGTGCAGTACCAGGGGGCCTGGTGGTACAACAGTTGTCACTCGTCCAACCTGAATGGCCGCTACCTCGGGGGGCCGCACACGAGCTATGCCAATGGTGTCAACTGGAGGTCGTGGAGAGGGTACAACTACAGCTACAAGGCATCCACGATGAAGGTGCGGCTCACCTAG